In Kaistella sp. 97-N-M2, the sequence CCTTCTTCTGTTAAAAAAACTTCTACCACGCGTTCGTCTTCTTTTTTTCTATGCCGAACGATGTAGGACTTTGCTTCAAGACGTTTTAGTAAAGGCGTTAAAGTTCCGCTATCCAGATAGAGTTTTTGCCCAATTTGGTTCACGGTCAATCTTTCGTTTTCCCATAGCACCATCATAACTAAATACTGAGAGTACGTAATGTCTAAATCCTCCAAAAAAGGACGGTACATTCCCGTTATCTCTTTCGCAATAACATACAGCGGGAAACAGAGTTGGTCTCCAAGCTTTGGAGTTTCATCATTTACGATCATTCGAAAGTTTGTGTTTTGTATTATTTTTTAATAATGAATTCCTCCATCGGAATCCGTACTTTTTTCATGTGGGAGAGATAATCTTTTTCCAGATCTCTGTACCCGAGGTAGAGTAGTGTTACGCTTTTTAAACCCAGCGCTCTCAACCCCAGCATTTCGTCGACCACGTCATTGCTGAAACCTTCGGCGGGCGTGCTGTCGATTTTCAATTCGGCTGCCTGAGCCATGGCTAATCCTAACGCGATATAGGTCTGCCTGGCAGTGTGTGCAAAATGGTCTTCGGCAGTTTGGCCGTTATATAGTTCTTTTATTTTATCGGTATAGCTGCCGAATCTTCCGCGCGGCAAATCTCGCACATCGGTATGATAGTCGTACACTTTATCAATTTTCTCGCTGGAATAGCTGTCCCACGCGGCGAAAACCAAAACCTGCGAACAGTCTTTCATAACTTCGGGGTTTAAAGCGCCCTGTACCATCCTTTCTTTTAGCTGCTGATCTTCTACAACAATCACGCGAAAGGGCTGCAATCCCGACGATGTGGGAGCCAGGCGCGCGGCTTCGAGTATTTTATTTAAATCTTTTTGAGAAACTTTTTTAGTTGGATCGTAAGCTTTCACTGCGTGTCTCCATTGTAAATCTTCTAATAAGGCCATATCTGATTTTTTTTGATTGTAAATTGAAGTGCAAATATAGCAAACAATTATATTGTGTGCAATTTAATTTAAAGATTTTCTGAAAGATTGAATAATAATAGTCGGAAATGCAATATTTAATAAAACTTTATCCTTTGTTATTAGGCTGAATCCCTCATAAATGTTATGTTTGTAGCTTAAATTTATACATATGAAAGAACTTATTGAAAAAATTAATGCCGAATTTGAAACATTCTCTTCAGAATCAACCCAACAATCGGAAAAAGGAAACAAAGCAGCAGGAACAAGAGCCCGCAAATCTGCCTTAGAATTGAGCAAACTGTTCAAGGATTTCCGAAAAGTTTCTGTAGAGGAATCTAAGAAATAAGACTTTAAAACCAGCTGGGCTGGTTTTTTTAGGAATAAAGACCGCCTGAAAATTCCAGACGGTCTTTTTTTGTGGAAAAGTTTCAATGGTGACGACTCTCGGGTTCGGACTTTCTTTTTTACTTTCTAAAAACATTTGGTGCCGGTTCGAATTTTATTTTTAAATTTGCACACACACAAATGCTATGAAAAAAATCTATTTTTTTCTGATTATCCTATGCGCTAATCAGATTTCTTCTCAGATCAAAATCAGTAAAGATCTTTCTTTCGGCAACAACGGCAGCTTCACTGCGGAATTTAATTCCAGCGGAACCGTTATTAATGCCAATGTCTTGGTCTTACCCGACAACTCAATGCTTTATATCGTTAATAAAGCTGATAAAAATTACATTTTAAAGCTAAAGCCCGATGGAACCTTAGATCCTGCGTTTGCCAACAGCGGACGATTGGGGCTGGCCGAAAATAATTTTTTAAATGCAGTGCTGCAGGGTGATAAAATAATTGTCAACTTTGGTCCAAAACCGATGGACGACAACTTTTATAGAGATTCGAAAATTGTGAGATATCACGCAAACGGAACTTTAGATACGACCTTTGGCACCAACGGCGTTTTGAATGAAGTCACAGAAAGCACAAATCCGGCAGCTTTGAGCGTTTTGGTTTTGGAAGATCAGAGCTTAATGGTGACGAATTCCAACACGTCGCACTCGAAAAAATTTACAGCAGACGGTCAACTCGATTACGCTTTCGGAAATAACGGCGAAATCGTATATGATTACCATTTTCCCCTTGGCCAGTTTTCTGCCGGAAAAATCGCAACGTGCGATGTAAGCTCGCTTTCTTCTTCTGTTTATTCTTTTTTTAATCTGAATTCTTTAACCCAAAACACCGTTCTGGATTTGAATGTCCAGGCCTGCCATCAATACAACGGCTTTCCGTTGCAAAATAAAATAAACCGGTCTACAAGAATGGCAGCGAACGGGCTCGTATTTTCCGTTTTCGAGTACCAAAATTATCCGCTCGCGGATTTTAGCCGCCTCGTCGTCATCAAAAATGAACAGTTAGATTCTACTTTTAATGGGACGGGTTTTGTAACCTCAGAAAACAACGAAGAATTTTTAGACAGTGGTTTTTCCCAGGATATTTTTGTGGTTTTAAATCAAAAATCAAATCAGAAAGCACTGAATGCGTATTCGGCGACAGGCACTCCTGTACAGATTAACAGCGAAAGAGACTTTAAGCTTCTCTCGGGGCAGGAGATTGAAATGAAAGACAATTATATTTTGGTCAATTCAATCTTGCCGGCAAACAATCAAAATGGCACGCGCGTAAAAATCGATAAATATTTAGTGACGCAGGAGCAACTTTCGACCGCCACCAGCGCGCTAAAGAAGATAATGGTTGAAAATCCGGTAAAAGATTTTTTAAGAATTAAAAATGCCGAAAATGCGGAAAGTTTTGGTCTTTATAATCTGGAAGGAAGAAGGATATTGTTTTCATCAAATGTGGAAAATATCAACACTTCTAATCTGCCGCAGGGAAATTATATTTTGAAAGTAAAACTGAAAAGCGGCGAAATTCTGTCGAAAAAACTGATTAAAAATTAAAATATTACGCTGCTTACAATATTTTAGTTCTATTTAAAACTGCACAAAATAAAAACCGTCTGAAGATTCAGACGGTTTTTTAGTTTAATTAAGACAATATTCCTATCCCATTTTTTTAGCATCAGCTACAAACTGCGCTAAACCTTTATCTGTCAAAGGATGGTTCATTAAATTAAGAATTGAATCCAAAGGAGAAGTAATTACATCTGCGCCAATTTTCGCACAGTTGATAATGTGCATCGGCGAACGAATGGAAGCTGCGAGGATTTCTGTATCGAACATATAATTATCAAAAATAATTCTGATTTCTTCGATCAAATTCATGCCATCAACAGAAATATCATCCAACCTTCCCAAAAACGGAGAAACATAATTTGCCCCGGCTTTCGCCGCCAAAAGTGCCTGTCCTGCAGAGAAAATTAGCGTACAGTTTGTTTTAATTCCTTTATCGGAAAAATATTTTAAAGCTTTAATGCCATCTTTAATCATCGGAATTTTAACCACGATATTGGGATGAATTGCGGCCAGTTCGTCGCCCTCCTTAATCATTTCTTCATAAGTTGTGCTGAGAACTTCGGCAGAAATATCGCCGTCTACGATGTCGCAAATGGCTTTATAATGGTTGAGAACCGCTTCTTTCCCGCTGATTCCTTCTTTTGCCATTAACGATGGATTGGTGGTAACGCCATCTAAAATTCCTAAATCCTGGGCTTCTTTAATTTGCGCCAGATTAGCCGTGTCGATAAAAAATTTCATATTACTTTTTGTTTGCGCAAAGGTAATTATCTGCAGACCACTAACCAAATATTATCGGTTCCCGCGCATAGAAAAACCGAACGCTGGTCCGGTTTAAAAATTTCATTTAGTATCGCAAATTTATTCGAACACAACAGGTGTTGTAGCTGCGTGCATTTTTTGGGCAGAATCTTTGTTTTTTAAAGAGGAAGAATATACTTCAGATTTTGCTCTTAAGGCAACTTTGGTTTTCAAATAATCCAAAGACTGCGCTTCCTTCAGCGAAATGTCGTCAAATTCGTATAAATGTACGGCGCTGTGCGTGGTGAAAACTTCTTTGGCTGCAAGCAGTTGTTCTTCATTTTTAATGGATACGCTTGCAATTAATTTATCGATATCGTTGGTATTGATCTGCGGTGTTCTTCCGCCAAAAATCCGGTTCCAGAAATTTTCTTTCTGTTCTTCAACCTGATTGATGTAGATAATATAATCTTCATTTTTAAAACCGGCAAGTTCCAGATCTGTCGCTAATTTTTTTGCTTCTTTTTGAGTTGGGAATAATCCAATAAGTATTGTTGTCATTTTTTAAATCTTTTGATTATACAAATCTACGCTTAAAAACGCATTATTTGTGTTAATATTTACTGATATAGCGTATAATTGATAAAAATCATAAGTTTTTTTAATTATTTCGTAACCTAGAAAACTATCTGAGATGAGGCTCGATTATATAATTTTTAACAATTATTAATGAGTTCATTTCTATACGACTCAACTTATTTTGCGGCGAGTTTCTCCTCGATCACAGCAAGCGCAGATTTCACGTCGCGCATCTTTTCCATTGAGTCGGCGTCGATCTCAATATCGAAAACTTCTTCCACATCTAAAATTACATCCACCAAA encodes:
- a CDS encoding MarR family winged helix-turn-helix transcriptional regulator — translated: MIVNDETPKLGDQLCFPLYVIAKEITGMYRPFLEDLDITYSQYLVMMVLWENERLTVNQIGQKLYLDSGTLTPLLKRLEAKSYIVRHRKKEDERVVEVFLTEEGNQLQEKACGIPRRMQEKLNLTENDLLELKESVTKLMQIIGK
- a CDS encoding NAD(P)H-dependent oxidoreductase; amino-acid sequence: MALLEDLQWRHAVKAYDPTKKVSQKDLNKILEAARLAPTSSGLQPFRVIVVEDQQLKERMVQGALNPEVMKDCSQVLVFAAWDSYSSEKIDKVYDYHTDVRDLPRGRFGSYTDKIKELYNGQTAEDHFAHTARQTYIALGLAMAQAAELKIDSTPAEGFSNDVVDEMLGLRALGLKSVTLLYLGYRDLEKDYLSHMKKVRIPMEEFIIKK
- a CDS encoding histone H1, encoding MKELIEKINAEFETFSSESTQQSEKGNKAAGTRARKSALELSKLFKDFRKVSVEESKK
- a CDS encoding T9SS type A sorting domain-containing protein — its product is MKKIYFFLIILCANQISSQIKISKDLSFGNNGSFTAEFNSSGTVINANVLVLPDNSMLYIVNKADKNYILKLKPDGTLDPAFANSGRLGLAENNFLNAVLQGDKIIVNFGPKPMDDNFYRDSKIVRYHANGTLDTTFGTNGVLNEVTESTNPAALSVLVLEDQSLMVTNSNTSHSKKFTADGQLDYAFGNNGEIVYDYHFPLGQFSAGKIATCDVSSLSSSVYSFFNLNSLTQNTVLDLNVQACHQYNGFPLQNKINRSTRMAANGLVFSVFEYQNYPLADFSRLVVIKNEQLDSTFNGTGFVTSENNEEFLDSGFSQDIFVVLNQKSNQKALNAYSATGTPVQINSERDFKLLSGQEIEMKDNYILVNSILPANNQNGTRVKIDKYLVTQEQLSTATSALKKIMVENPVKDFLRIKNAENAESFGLYNLEGRRILFSSNVENINTSNLPQGNYILKVKLKSGEILSKKLIKN
- the fsa gene encoding fructose-6-phosphate aldolase translates to MKFFIDTANLAQIKEAQDLGILDGVTTNPSLMAKEGISGKEAVLNHYKAICDIVDGDISAEVLSTTYEEMIKEGDELAAIHPNIVVKIPMIKDGIKALKYFSDKGIKTNCTLIFSAGQALLAAKAGANYVSPFLGRLDDISVDGMNLIEEIRIIFDNYMFDTEILAASIRSPMHIINCAKIGADVITSPLDSILNLMNHPLTDKGLAQFVADAKKMG
- a CDS encoding acyl carrier protein; translated protein: MNRDEAIQKLKAIVKPYVKNGAALETINETTDFINDLNINSANLVDVILDVEEVFDIEIDADSMEKMRDVKSALAVIEEKLAAK